In the genome of Caulobacter flavus, the window CCGCCGACCAGGGCTGCCGGGGCGGCAAGAAGGTGCCGCTGAAGGCCAATATCGACGAGGCGCTCGAGCAGTGCCCGCAGGTGGAAAAGGTGCTGCTGGTCCGCTGGACCGGCGCCGACGTGCCGGTGGTCGAGGGCCGCGACGTGGTCTGGAACGACGTGCGCGACGCCGCTTCGCCGGTGTGCGAGCCCGAGCCGATGAACGCCGAGGACCCGCTGTTCATCCTCTATACGTCGGGCTCGACGGGCAAGCCCAAGGGCGTGCTGCACACCACCGGCGGCTACCTGGCCTGGGCCAGCTGGACCTTCGAGGCGGTGTTCGACTACCGCCCTGGAGAAGTGTTCTGGTGCACGGCCGACGTGGGCTGGGTCACCGGCCACAGCTACGTGGTCTACGGCCCGCTGGCCAACGGCGGGACCAGCCTGATCTTCGAGGGCGTGCCCAACTACCCGACCCCGTCGCGGTTCTGGGACGTGGTCGACAAGCACAAGGTCGAGATCTTCTACACCGCGCCGACGGCCCTGCGCGCCCTGATGCGCGAGGGCGACGAGCACGTCCTCAAGAACGACCTGTCGTCCCTGCGCCTCTTGGGCAGCGTCGGCGAGCCGATCAATCCCGAAGCCTGGCTCTGGTATCACCGCGTGGTCGGCAAGGACCGCCTGCCGATCGTCGACACCTGGTGGCAGACCGAGACGGGCGGCATTCTCGTCTCGCCGCTGCCCGGCGCCACGGCCCTGAAGCCAGGCTCGGCCACCAAGCCGCTGCCGGGCGTGAAGCTGCAGCTGGTCGACGCCGAGGGCGCGGTGCTGGAGGGCGCGACCGAGGGCAACCTCGTCATCACCGACAGCTGGCCGGGCCAGATGCGCACGGTCTACGGCGACCACCAGCGCTTCTTCGAGACCTATTTCTCGACCTATCCCGGCAAGTACTTCACCGGCGACGGCTGCAAGCGCGACGCCGACGGCTACTACTGGATCACCGGCCGGGTCGACGACGTCATCAACGTCTCGGGCCACCGCCTGGGCACCGCCGAGATCGAGAGCGCCCTGGTGGCCCACGAGGCCGTCGCCGAGGCCGCGGTGGTCGGCTATCCGCACGACATCAAGGGGCAGGGCGTCTACGCCTACGTCACCCTCAAGGCCGACGCGACGCCCAGCGAGGAACTGCGCAAGCAGCTCGTCCTGTGGGTCCGCCACGAGATCGGCCCCTTCGCCGCCCCCGACGTCCTGCAGTGGGCCCCCGGCCTGCCCAAGACCCGCTCGGGCAAGATCATGCGCCGCATCCTGCGCAAGATCGCCGAGAACGCGGTGGACGCGCTGGGGGATACGTCGACCCTCGCCGATCCGTCGGTGGTCGACGATCTGGTCAGGAACCGGGCGGGCGCGAAGGCGGCTTAGGTTAAGCGAAAACCTCGCCCTTCGACGGGCTCAGGGTGAGGTTTCCACTGCGCGGCCGTTCCTTGGTCCTCATTCTGAGCTTGTCGAAGGGGGAGGACCAAGAGCCGGGACTGTAACTTGTCCACAGCGCCTATCGGGTTTATACTCAAAATGCCGCTGATTGGGCGGCGTTTGGCTTGGATCGCGTGGCTCCGGTCTTGAAAATCCAGGAACTGCTGGGCGGCGAGGCGGTCACCGGGCCGCTGGCTACCGAGTTCGACGTCGTCCGGCTGGTCCGCCGCGGCCTGCCGGTCGCGTCGGTCGACGGCTTTCTGGCGGCCACCCAGCAGCCGTTCTCGGCGATCGAGCCCTATGTCATGCCGAGGCGGACCTTCAACCGTCGCCGCGACGCCGACCAGCCGCTGGATCCGGCCGAGTCCGACCGGATGGTGCGGATCGCCCGCATGGTGGCCGCGGCCGAGGACGTGCTGGGCGACCAGGAACGCGCCTGGCGCTGGCTGGAGCGGCCCAACCGGGTGCTGGAAGGCCAGGCGCCGATCTCGATGGCCGACACCGACCTCGGCGCCCAGGGCGTTGAGCGGCTGCTTGGTCAGATCGCACACGGCTTGGCGGCTTGATCGTCCACCGCATCGCCACGGCCGCCCATGTCGGCCTGGACGGGGAGGGCGCGCGGCTCTACGGCGGGCGCTGGAATTCGCCCGGACGGCCGATGCTCTACACCGCCGCCAGCCCCAGCCTGGCCGTGCTGGAGGTGCTGGTACATCTGGACCTGCCGCCCGACCTGATGCCGCCGGACTATCGCCTGCTGTCGATCCACGTGCCGGACGATGCGCCGTTCATCGTGCTGGACGCCGTTCCGGCCGACAGCGCATCGGTCGGCGACGCCTTCCTGGCAGCCGGGCAGGCGCTGGGCCTACGCGTGCCCAGCCAAGTGGTGCCGCAAGAGATCAACACGCTGCTCAATCCGCGCCATCCCGCCTTTGCTAGCGTGCGGGTCGAGCGCGACGAGCCGTTCCGGTTCGATCCGCGCCTGCTCTGACGGGCGCTCTGTGACCGCCACGCCCTAGCCTCATCCCGCCGCACGGTTTATACGCGCGGCCATGTTTGAAGGCCTCTCCCCCCTCGCCCGCGAAGCCCGCTCCTGGCCGTTCGAGCAGGCGCGCGCCACCATCGCCCGCGTCCTGCGCGTGCGTCTTCCCGACCGCGCCGACCAGGAGGCCGCCAAGGCCCTGATCGACGCCGGCAAGACCGACGAGGCGGTGAAAGCCTATCCGGCCCTGTCGAAGGCCGTGATCTTCGAGACCGGCTATGGTCCGTCCGGCCTGCCGCACCTGGGCACCTTCGGCGAAGTGGCGCGCACGACCATGGTGCGTCAGGCCTTCCGCGCGCTGGTCGACGACCACATCCCCACGCGCCTGATCGCCTTCAGCGACGACATGGACGGCCTGCGCAAGGTGCCGGACAACATCGAGAACAAGCAGCCGCTGATCGAGGACCTGGGCAAGCCGCTGACGGTCGTCCGCGACCCGTTCGGCACCCACGACAGCTTCGGCGCCCACAACAACGCCCGCCTGCGCGCCTTCCTCGACGGCTTCGGCTTCGAGTACGAGTTCGTCAGCTCGACCGAGTGCTACAAGGGCGGTCTGTTCGACGAGACCCTGCTGACGGCGCTGGCCCGATTCGACGCCATCCAGAAGGTCATGCTGCCGACGCTCGGCGAGGAGCGCCGCGCCACCTATTCGCCGTTCCTGCCGGTCAGCCCCAGCACCGGCAAGGTGCTGCAGGTCCCGACCCTGGAGCGCAACGTCGAGAAGGGCACGATCGTCTTCGAGGACGAGGACGGCTCCAAGGTCGAGGTCCCGGTCACCGGCGGCCACGTGAAGATGCAGTGGAAGCCCGACTGGGCCATGCGCTGGACCGCCCTGGGCGTCGACTACGAGATGTCGGGCAAGGACCTGATCGACTCGGTCAAGGCCTCCAGCGCCATCTGCAAGGCGCTGGGCGGCGTGCCGCCTGAAGGCTTCAATTACGAGCTCTTCCTGGACGAGAACAACCAGAAGATCTCCAAGTCCAAGGGCAACGGCCTGTCGATGGAGGACTGGCTGCGCTACGGCGCGCCGGAAAGCCTGTCGTACTACATGTTCCAGAGCCCCAAGTCGGCCAAGAAGCTGTATTTCGACGTCATCCCCAAGGCGACGGACGAGTATCTGCAGCAACTGGACGCCTTCGGCCGTCAGGAGCCGGCCAAGCAGCTCGACAACCCGGTCTGGCACATCCACGCCGGCAAGCCGCCGGAGCAGGGCTCGCCGGTGTCGTTTAGCCTGATGCTGAACCTGGTGTCGGCCGCCGACGCCTCGACCAAGGAGATCCTCTGGGGCTTCCTGTCGCGCTACATCCCGGGCGCTTCGGCGGAAACCCAGCCGCTGCTGGACCGCCTGGCCGGCTATGCGATCAATTACTACGAGGACTTCGTCAAACCGACGAAGACCTTCCGCGCACCGACCGACGTGGAGCGCGCCGCGATCCTGGATCTGCTGGCCAAGCTGAAGGCCATGCCGGCCGGCACGCAGGACGCCGAGCTGATCCAGAACGAGGTGTTCGAGGTCGGTAAGACCCACGGCTTCGATCCGCTGCGCGCCTGGTTCCAGGCCCTGTACGAAGTGCTGCTGGGCCAGAGCCAGGGCCCGCGCTTCGGCTCGTTCGCGGCGATCTTCGGCGTCGACCGCACGATCGCCCTGATCGAAGAGAAGCTGGGCTGAGCCAGCCCGGCGATCTGGCGGCCCTGATCCGGGGCTACGAGGCGATCCCGGCGACGGCGGGGGAGGGCGGCGCGACCGTCCTTCGCCTGGCCGCGCCGGGCCGGCCTACCCTTTTCCTGAAATCCGGACGGGACGCGGTGGCGCCCGATATCCGGGCTGAGGCCCAGCGCTTGGCCTGGCTGGCCGGCCGCGCGCCGGTTCCGGTGGTGCTGGCGCTCGCCGAACAGGACGGCGAGGTCCGCATGCTGACCACGGCCGCGCCAGGCGTCAGCGCATACGATTGGCTTGAGGAGGCGCATTCGGAGAGCGCTATGGCGCTGGCCGCCGAGCTGGGGCGGATGCTGGCGATGCTGCACGCCCTGCCGATCGCCGACTGCCCGTTCGATGCCGCGCCGGCCTTACGCGTCGAGGAGGCCGCCCGCCGCCTGGCCGCCGGCCTGGTTGACGCCGACGACTTCGACGACGAGCGGGCCGGCGCCGATCCCGAGGACCTGTTGGCGCAACTGCGCGCCAGCGTCCCGACGGCCCCCGACCTCGTGGTCGCGCACGGCGATTGCACGCTGGACAACATCCTGGTCGAGGGCGGTCGTCCGACCGGCTTCATCGACGTCGGCCGCCTGGGTGTCGCCGATCGCTGGCAGGATCTGGCGCTGATGCGCCGTTCACTTTCGGAATTCGAAGACGGGCTGGCCGATCTGTTCCTGGCGGCATACGGCGCGCCGCAAGATCAAGCCAGGGAAGGCTTTCACCTGCTGCTGGACGAATTCTTCTGAGCTTGGCCCTGCGACACCGTGCCTCGTTTCATGAACGGGATCTGAATTTCGAATTAAGGGTTTGTGCGAACTTCGGAGTCTAGCCTGGGAACCATCAGAACCAGGAATAGTCCGATGGCTTCCTTCACCCTTCGCCCGCACGATCGTTCGGAATTCGACTCCCTGATCGGCGGCATCGCCTCGCAGTTCCCCGGCGCCCGCATCGAGGCCGCCCACAACGACACCTGGGCCTCCTACCGGGTCGACGTGTCGTGCGAGGATCCCCGCGCGGCCGCCCTGCGCGACTGGCTCAACGGCCACCACGCCGACTGCCCGCGCACGTAGGGTTAGCTTGGGTCCGGCCGCTACTGGCTGACCCACTGCACGCAGGCGACCCAGGCCACCGTCATGCGGTCCAGCGTGCGGTCGTCGCCGTCGCGCAGGACCGAGGTCAGCTCGATCGTCCGGGCCGTCAGCCGGCCCAGCTCCATGATCAGCACCTCGCCGCTGGTGGTCATCACCACCACCCGGTCGCCGCGCCGGGGCTCGGCCGTCGCCGAGACCAGAAGCCGGTCACCGTCGCGATAGACCGGCGCCAGGGCGTCGCCCCCGACCTCGATGGCGTAGAGCCCGTCCTCGCGCGGCCCCGGAAGCTCCATCTCCTCCCAGCCCGCCCCGCGCGGTGCGCCCGCCTCGTCGAACAGGCCCGGCGCGGCGCGGGCCTGGCCGATCAGCGGGATGCCCGCCCGCCGTCCCTGAACGCTCTCGGTCAGGGCCGCGAATTCCGAAAAGCCCACGCCCGTGGCTTCCAGCACCTTGGCCAGGCTCTCGGTCGAGGGCCAGCGCGGCCGCGTATCGACATCGCCACGCTTGGAGCGGTTGAAGGCGGTGGGATCCAGGCCCGCCAGCTTGGCCATCGCCGAAGGGCTCATGTCGAACCGCTTGGCCAGGGCGTCGATCGCGGTCCACAGTTCGGCGTGCGAGAGCATCGGGTCCTCCACACGTCCAAGTGACGGGACCGCAAGGAAATTAAGCCCGCGCCATAGGAATGTAAACCTATGCCCCAAGGTCAAGGTTGACGTTTACGTAAGCGTTGACGTTCCGCAAGGTCCGGTCTAGCGTGAACAGCGATAACCAATGACCCGGCCCGGAAGGCCGGCCGCACCCTGGGAGGGTACCGATGGCAGCCGATCTTCGACGTCCCGAGCGCACGTTCTCGATCCGTCAGCTGTGCAACGAATTCAAGGCCACGCCCCGGGCGCTGCGCTTCTACGAGGACAAGGGCCTGCTGACGCCGGCCCGTGAGGGCCTCAACCGCGTCTATTCCCACAAGGACCGTGTCCGCCTGCAGCTGATCCTGCGCGGCAAGCGCGTGGGCCTGTCGCTGTCGGAAATCCGCGAGCTGCTCGACCTCTATGACGAGAACGACGACGGCGCGGCCCAGATGGCCCGGTCGCTGAAGAAGTTCCGCGAGCGCGCCACCGCTCTGGAGCAGCAGCGCGACGACATCGACGGCGCCCTGATCGAGCTGCGCGAGGCCTGCGATCGCCTCGAGAAGCGCCTGGCCGAGATCCGCCCCGACCTGCTGCCGCGCTCGGCCGACTACGAGCAGCTGCTGCGCGCCCGCCTCGACGGCGCCGAAATGGCGCTGGGTAAGTAAGGCCAGAAACACTCAAGGCCGCGCCTGTTTCCGCCAAGACCGGCGGGGCGGGCGGGCCTTGGTTCCACCTCCCCGATCCGACCATCAGGACTGCCTTAAATGACCTATCAGCCGCCCGTTCGCGATCACATGTTCCTGCTGCGCGACGTGCTCGACATCGAGCAGTACGGCAATCTGCCGGCCTTCGCCGACGCCTCGATCGACGTCGTCGAGCAGATCGTCGAGGGCGCGGCCCAGTTCACCGGCGAAGTCCTGGCCCCGCTCAACAGCGTCGGCGACAAGACCGGCTGCAAGCTGGACCCGGTCACCAACACCGTCACCACCCCGCCGGGCTTCAAGGAAGCCTACAAGGCCCTGTGCGAGGGCGGCTGGACCGGCCTCGGCTCGGATCCGGCCTACGGCGGCCAGGGCCTGCCGCACGTCGTGAACCTGTCGTTCTCGGAAATGTCGAGCAGCGCCAACATGGCCTTCTCGATGTATCCGGGCCTGGCGCACGGCGCCTATTCGGCCATCCACACCGGCGGCACCGACGACCAGAAGCAGACCTACCTGCCCAAGATGATCACGGGCGAGTGGACCGGCACCATGAACCTGACCGAGCCGCACTGCGGCACGGACCTGGGTCTGCTGCGCACCAAGGCCGTCCCGCAGGCCGACGGCAGCTACAAGATCACTGGCCAGAAGATCTGGATCAGCGCCGGCGAGCACGACATGTCGGACAACATCGTCCACCTGGTGCTGGCCCGCATCGAGGGCGCCCCGGCCGGCGTGAAGGGCATCAGCCTGTTCATCGTGCCGAAGTTCTTCCCGAACGCCGACGGCTCGGTGGGCGCGCGCAACGAGGGCGCCAAGTGCGTGGGCCTCGAAGAGAAGATGGGCATCCACGGCAACGCCACCTGCGTCATGCAGTACGACGACGCCGAGGGCTATCTGATCGGTGAAGAGAACAGCGGCCTGAAGCTGATGTTCGTGATGATGAACGAGGCCCGCCTGGGCGTCGGCCTGCAGGGCGTCGCCCAGGCCGAAGCCGCCAACCAGGCCGCCGTCGCCTTCGCCAAGGACCGCCTGCAGG includes:
- the acs gene encoding acetate--CoA ligase, translated to MVSDGLLFPAPEDWAGKAHIDAAGYEAAVARVQSDPEGYWRDLAARLDWIKAPTKIKDVSYAKEDFRIRWFEDGVLNVSANCIDRHLPHRKDDVALIFEGDEPGVSDKITYGQLHDQVCRMANVLKDLGARKGDRITIYLPMVPVAAVAMLACARIGAIHSVVFGGFSPDSIAGRIQDCDSRLVITADQGCRGGKKVPLKANIDEALEQCPQVEKVLLVRWTGADVPVVEGRDVVWNDVRDAASPVCEPEPMNAEDPLFILYTSGSTGKPKGVLHTTGGYLAWASWTFEAVFDYRPGEVFWCTADVGWVTGHSYVVYGPLANGGTSLIFEGVPNYPTPSRFWDVVDKHKVEIFYTAPTALRALMREGDEHVLKNDLSSLRLLGSVGEPINPEAWLWYHRVVGKDRLPIVDTWWQTETGGILVSPLPGATALKPGSATKPLPGVKLQLVDAEGAVLEGATEGNLVITDSWPGQMRTVYGDHQRFFETYFSTYPGKYFTGDGCKRDADGYYWITGRVDDVINVSGHRLGTAEIESALVAHEAVAEAAVVGYPHDIKGQGVYAYVTLKADATPSEELRKQLVLWVRHEIGPFAAPDVLQWAPGLPKTRSGKIMRRILRKIAENAVDALGDTSTLADPSVVDDLVRNRAGAKAA
- the parS gene encoding antitoxin Xre/MbcA/ParS toxin-binding domain-containing protein; translated protein: MAPVLKIQELLGGEAVTGPLATEFDVVRLVRRGLPVASVDGFLAATQQPFSAIEPYVMPRRTFNRRRDADQPLDPAESDRMVRIARMVAAAEDVLGDQERAWRWLERPNRVLEGQAPISMADTDLGAQGVERLLGQIAHGLAA
- a CDS encoding RES family NAD+ phosphorylase; translation: MIVHRIATAAHVGLDGEGARLYGGRWNSPGRPMLYTAASPSLAVLEVLVHLDLPPDLMPPDYRLLSIHVPDDAPFIVLDAVPADSASVGDAFLAAGQALGLRVPSQVVPQEINTLLNPRHPAFASVRVERDEPFRFDPRLL
- a CDS encoding lysine--tRNA ligase, whose translation is MFEGLSPLAREARSWPFEQARATIARVLRVRLPDRADQEAAKALIDAGKTDEAVKAYPALSKAVIFETGYGPSGLPHLGTFGEVARTTMVRQAFRALVDDHIPTRLIAFSDDMDGLRKVPDNIENKQPLIEDLGKPLTVVRDPFGTHDSFGAHNNARLRAFLDGFGFEYEFVSSTECYKGGLFDETLLTALARFDAIQKVMLPTLGEERRATYSPFLPVSPSTGKVLQVPTLERNVEKGTIVFEDEDGSKVEVPVTGGHVKMQWKPDWAMRWTALGVDYEMSGKDLIDSVKASSAICKALGGVPPEGFNYELFLDENNQKISKSKGNGLSMEDWLRYGAPESLSYYMFQSPKSAKKLYFDVIPKATDEYLQQLDAFGRQEPAKQLDNPVWHIHAGKPPEQGSPVSFSLMLNLVSAADASTKEILWGFLSRYIPGASAETQPLLDRLAGYAINYYEDFVKPTKTFRAPTDVERAAILDLLAKLKAMPAGTQDAELIQNEVFEVGKTHGFDPLRAWFQALYEVLLGQSQGPRFGSFAAIFGVDRTIALIEEKLG
- a CDS encoding APH(3') family aminoglycoside O-phosphotransferase, producing MAALIRGYEAIPATAGEGGATVLRLAAPGRPTLFLKSGRDAVAPDIRAEAQRLAWLAGRAPVPVVLALAEQDGEVRMLTTAAPGVSAYDWLEEAHSESAMALAAELGRMLAMLHALPIADCPFDAAPALRVEEAARRLAAGLVDADDFDDERAGADPEDLLAQLRASVPTAPDLVVAHGDCTLDNILVEGGRPTGFIDVGRLGVADRWQDLALMRRSLSEFEDGLADLFLAAYGAPQDQAREGFHLLLDEFF
- a CDS encoding S24 family peptidase, with amino-acid sequence MLSHAELWTAIDALAKRFDMSPSAMAKLAGLDPTAFNRSKRGDVDTRPRWPSTESLAKVLEATGVGFSEFAALTESVQGRRAGIPLIGQARAAPGLFDEAGAPRGAGWEEMELPGPREDGLYAIEVGGDALAPVYRDGDRLLVSATAEPRRGDRVVVMTTSGEVLIMELGRLTARTIELTSVLRDGDDRTLDRMTVAWVACVQWVSQ
- a CDS encoding MerR family transcriptional regulator, with protein sequence MAADLRRPERTFSIRQLCNEFKATPRALRFYEDKGLLTPAREGLNRVYSHKDRVRLQLILRGKRVGLSLSEIRELLDLYDENDDGAAQMARSLKKFRERATALEQQRDDIDGALIELREACDRLEKRLAEIRPDLLPRSADYEQLLRARLDGAEMALGK
- a CDS encoding acyl-CoA dehydrogenase C-terminal domain-containing protein produces the protein MTYQPPVRDHMFLLRDVLDIEQYGNLPAFADASIDVVEQIVEGAAQFTGEVLAPLNSVGDKTGCKLDPVTNTVTTPPGFKEAYKALCEGGWTGLGSDPAYGGQGLPHVVNLSFSEMSSSANMAFSMYPGLAHGAYSAIHTGGTDDQKQTYLPKMITGEWTGTMNLTEPHCGTDLGLLRTKAVPQADGSYKITGQKIWISAGEHDMSDNIVHLVLARIEGAPAGVKGISLFIVPKFFPNADGSVGARNEGAKCVGLEEKMGIHGNATCVMQYDDAEGYLIGEENSGLKLMFVMMNEARLGVGLQGVAQAEAANQAAVAFAKDRLQGRSLTGPKNADGPADPIIVHPDVRRLLLENKAIIEGGRAFLFWTALHGDLAHAHPDEAVRTKAEDYMGLLTPVLKGYLTDRGFQVCSNAVQVHGGSGFTEHFPVSQYLRDCRIALIYEGTNGVQALDLVGRKLAAKGGRGVMTFFQEIDQFVGENDGDAELKPFIDALAATKAQLQDGTMWLMQNGLQNPDNAGAASTDYMHLFGLTGLAYMWALMVKAANAKIAEGSTDPFFTTKVATARYFIERVLPDAGAHLAKLKTGSATLMALPAEAF